Proteins encoded by one window of Clostridium bornimense:
- a CDS encoding HK97-gp10 family putative phage morphogenesis protein, which yields MAKVDIKMPEDFLERISRLGSDFDPVAQKVLEAGGEIVLAKAQSNLSSVVGSGTKYESRSTGELEGALGLSAVKMDRNGNHNIKVGFAEPRSDGISNAKLANIIEYGKHGQPAKPFMKPAKTASRAACISAMQNKFEEEVRKL from the coding sequence GTGGCTAAAGTGGATATCAAAATGCCGGAGGACTTTCTGGAGCGTATTTCCAGGCTCGGCTCGGACTTTGACCCTGTTGCACAGAAGGTGCTTGAAGCCGGAGGCGAGATTGTCCTTGCCAAGGCACAGAGCAATCTTTCTTCTGTGGTAGGCAGCGGCACAAAATATGAATCCCGTTCCACGGGAGAGTTGGAGGGCGCACTTGGATTGTCTGCCGTAAAGATGGACAGGAACGGCAACCACAACATCAAAGTCGGTTTTGCCGAACCCCGCAGTGACGGTATCAGCAATGCAAAACTGGCGAACATCATCGAATACGGCAAACACGGTCAGCCTGCCAAACCTTTTATGAAACCTGCGAAAACAGCATCCCGTGCTGCCTGTATCAGTGCCATGCAGAATAAATTCGAGGAGGAGGTCAGAAAGCTGTGA
- a CDS encoding head-tail connector protein yields the protein MSELLTKVKENLILEHSVDDGLIERFITAAVSYAESYQHIEAGYYTENAMPATTEQAVIMLASHFYESRDGSTGGFFADNVQAGQQVWNTVNLLLRLDRDWKV from the coding sequence ATGAGCGAACTTCTGACGAAGGTTAAGGAAAATCTGATACTGGAGCATTCGGTGGATGATGGACTGATTGAAAGGTTCATCACCGCCGCCGTTTCCTATGCGGAAAGCTATCAGCACATCGAGGCAGGATATTATACGGAAAATGCGATGCCTGCAACCACGGAACAAGCCGTGATTATGTTGGCATCACATTTCTATGAGTCAAGGGACGGTTCTACGGGCGGATTCTTCGCCGACAATGTGCAGGCAGGTCAGCAGGTATGGAATACGGTCAACCTTCTTCTCAGGCTCGACCGAGATTGGAAGGTGTGA
- a CDS encoding phage major capsid protein — MTINELREKRNQAWEAAKAFVETKRDKDGLLSDEDEKTYAQMEKKVQDFGAEIERMEAMAAMDAQLSKPTSTPITEKPMNGKAMDGQKAKTGRASDAYKDGMLKALRTNFRQVSNVLSEGIDADGGYLVPEEYDSRLIEALEEENIFRKLGHTITTSGERKINIAATKPAAAWIDEGEELTWGDAKFAQINLDAHKLHVAVKVTEELLYDNAFGLEKYILRQFAKALANAEEDAFLNGTGVGQPLGLLATDGGAEIGVTAASATDITADELIDLVYSLKRPYRKNAKFICNDQTLAAIRKLTDKNGRYLWQDSVQAGEPGRLLGYEVHTSPYFPVITAGMPAIAFGDYSYYNIGDRGTRSFAELKELFAGNGMVGFVAKERVDGKLVLPEAVKLLTMATA; from the coding sequence ATGACTATCAATGAACTGCGCGAAAAGCGTAACCAGGCTTGGGAGGCTGCAAAGGCATTTGTGGAAACCAAGCGCGACAAGGACGGTCTGCTTTCCGATGAGGATGAAAAGACCTATGCACAGATGGAGAAGAAGGTTCAGGACTTCGGTGCTGAAATTGAGCGTATGGAGGCGATGGCAGCTATGGATGCACAGCTTTCCAAACCTACCTCTACTCCCATCACTGAAAAGCCTATGAACGGCAAGGCTATGGACGGTCAGAAGGCAAAGACCGGACGTGCTTCTGATGCCTACAAGGACGGTATGCTCAAGGCTCTTCGTACCAACTTCCGACAGGTCAGCAATGTTTTGTCCGAGGGCATTGATGCTGACGGCGGTTACCTTGTTCCCGAAGAGTACGATTCCCGTTTGATTGAGGCATTGGAGGAAGAGAACATCTTCCGTAAGCTGGGCCACACCATCACTACCAGCGGTGAGCGTAAAATCAACATCGCTGCCACTAAGCCTGCGGCTGCGTGGATTGACGAGGGTGAGGAACTCACTTGGGGTGATGCAAAATTCGCCCAGATTAATCTGGATGCCCACAAGCTCCATGTTGCCGTTAAGGTAACTGAGGAACTTCTGTATGACAACGCATTCGGTCTTGAGAAGTATATTCTCCGTCAGTTTGCAAAGGCACTCGCCAATGCGGAAGAGGATGCCTTCCTCAACGGTACCGGCGTGGGTCAGCCTTTGGGTCTGCTTGCTACCGACGGCGGAGCAGAAATCGGTGTGACTGCTGCATCTGCAACGGATATCACTGCCGATGAACTCATCGACCTTGTGTACTCCCTTAAGCGTCCTTACCGCAAGAATGCCAAGTTCATCTGCAATGACCAGACTTTGGCTGCCATCCGTAAGCTGACTGACAAGAACGGCCGTTACCTCTGGCAGGATTCCGTACAGGCGGGAGAACCTGGCAGACTCTTGGGTTATGAGGTGCATACTTCCCCTTATTTCCCTGTTATCACTGCGGGTATGCCTGCCATTGCCTTCGGTGACTACAGCTACTACAACATCGGTGACCGTGGTACCCGCTCCTTTGCGGAACTCAAGGAACTCTTCGCCGGAAACGGCATGGTCGGCTTTGTTGCCAAGGAGCGTGTGGACGGCAAGTTGGTACTGCCTGAAGCAGTAAAACTGCTCACTATGGCTACTGCCTAA
- a CDS encoding phage tail protein produces MADDFGLKIGLEGEKEFKKALSEINQSFKVLGSEMKVVTSQFDKNDNSVQALTTRNQVLNKEIEAQKQKIETLRSALANASESFGENDRRTQQWQIQLNNATAALNDMERELDRNNAALDDAEREMDDVADSADDMSEELDDAGDSAEKNKGKFESLGSVLKGVGVAMGAVVTAAAAAAVSLGKAVVESYAEYEQLVGGVDTLFRDSSATLQEYANNAYKTAGMSANDYMSTVTSFSASLISSLGGDTEAAVKYADMAITDMADNANKMGTDIGLIQNAYQGFAKQNYTMLDNLKLGYGGTKTEMERLLADAQAISGIEYDISSYADVVSAIHVIQESMGVAGATAAEAEHTIEGSLNSMKAAIDNLIVGFGNADADIEMLCNNVVDAFQDVLTNITPVIENIIAALPTALNALLATVGELLPTLLDTVVDLFSQVLNTILTMLPELIPVVIDALMTIVNTLIENLPLLIDAAIQIVMSFVQGIGEALPTLIPTAVQAVITIVQSLIDSLPMILDAALQLIMGLAQGLLDAIPVLIEALPSIILAIVDFVIGAIPQIIDVGIQLLTSLVSALPEIIVAIVEAIPQIIDGIITAVLGSIPQIIQAGIDLLVALIEALPEIITTIVAAIPEIISGIVNAVINNIPQIVQAGISLLTSLIKNLPTIIATIVKAVPQIITGIVNALSKGVSQMAQVGVNLVKGLWQGIQSLASWLWNKVSGWISSIWDGICDFFGIHSPSDEMAWIGEMLVEGLAGAINTSGKDAVAAAENMSADINDVMQSLADDMTTALPTDFNVNGTVNRNDTASGMGTGYGALITIQQMIVRSEEDIRKISQELYNLIQSGSRAQGHFTTA; encoded by the coding sequence GTGGCAGATGATTTTGGCTTAAAAATCGGTCTTGAGGGCGAGAAAGAATTCAAGAAGGCACTGTCAGAAATCAATCAGTCCTTCAAGGTTCTGGGGTCGGAGATGAAGGTTGTTACTTCACAGTTCGACAAAAACGATAATTCCGTGCAGGCACTGACCACAAGGAATCAGGTGCTGAATAAGGAAATCGAGGCACAGAAACAGAAAATCGAAACCCTTCGTTCTGCCCTTGCCAATGCCTCCGAGTCCTTCGGAGAAAATGACCGCAGGACACAGCAGTGGCAGATTCAGCTTAATAACGCTACGGCGGCGCTCAATGATATGGAGCGTGAACTCGACCGTAACAATGCGGCGCTTGATGATGCCGAGCGTGAAATGGATGACGTTGCTGACAGTGCCGATGATATGAGCGAAGAACTGGACGATGCCGGAGATTCTGCTGAAAAGAACAAGGGCAAATTTGAAAGCCTCGGTTCTGTCTTAAAGGGTGTCGGTGTGGCAATGGGAGCGGTGGTTACGGCTGCCGCTGCCGCCGCAGTTTCCCTTGGCAAGGCAGTAGTTGAATCCTACGCAGAATATGAGCAGTTGGTCGGCGGTGTCGATACGCTGTTTAGGGATTCCTCTGCTACACTGCAGGAATATGCAAACAACGCCTATAAGACGGCGGGTATGTCGGCAAACGACTATATGTCCACGGTCACATCTTTTTCTGCCTCCCTTATTTCTTCCCTCGGAGGAGATACCGAGGCGGCAGTAAAGTATGCGGATATGGCCATTACGGATATGGCGGATAACGCCAATAAGATGGGTACGGATATCGGACTCATCCAGAACGCATACCAGGGATTTGCCAAGCAGAACTATACAATGCTGGACAACTTGAAACTCGGTTATGGCGGCACCAAGACTGAAATGGAACGTCTGCTTGCCGATGCACAGGCGATTTCCGGTATTGAGTATGATATCAGTTCCTATGCCGATGTGGTTTCTGCCATCCATGTGATTCAAGAGAGCATGGGTGTGGCGGGTGCAACGGCAGCAGAGGCGGAACACACCATTGAGGGTTCTTTGAACTCCATGAAGGCTGCCATCGATAACCTTATCGTAGGTTTCGGTAATGCAGATGCAGACATTGAAATGCTCTGCAACAATGTGGTGGATGCGTTCCAGGATGTGCTGACCAATATTACCCCTGTCATTGAAAATATCATTGCAGCCTTGCCAACGGCACTGAATGCACTGTTAGCAACTGTGGGAGAACTTCTTCCGACACTTTTGGATACGGTAGTTGACCTGTTTTCGCAGGTGCTTAACACCATACTTACCATGTTGCCGGAACTCATCCCTGTGGTAATTGATGCACTGATGACCATCGTAAATACGCTGATTGAAAATCTGCCTCTACTGATTGATGCAGCTATTCAGATAGTGATGTCCTTTGTGCAGGGTATCGGCGAGGCACTCCCTACACTTATTCCCACAGCGGTGCAGGCAGTCATTACCATCGTGCAGAGTTTGATTGACAGTCTGCCGATGATTTTGGATGCAGCACTTCAACTTATCATGGGTCTTGCTCAAGGTCTGCTTGATGCCATTCCTGTGCTGATTGAGGCACTGCCGTCCATCATACTTGCCATTGTGGACTTTGTGATTGGTGCAATTCCTCAAATCATAGACGTAGGTATTCAGCTTCTGACTTCGTTGGTTTCTGCATTGCCGGAAATCATCGTGGCAATCGTGGAGGCTATCCCGCAGATTATTGATGGCATTATCACGGCGGTGCTTGGTTCGATTCCACAGATTATCCAGGCAGGCATTGACCTGTTGGTAGCACTGATTGAGGCACTGCCTGAAATCATCACAACCATTGTGGCAGCCATTCCGGAAATCATCTCCGGCATCGTCAATGCGGTTATCAACAATATTCCTCAGATTGTACAGGCGGGTATCAGTTTGCTGACTTCACTGATTAAGAATCTGCCGACCATTATTGCAACAATCGTGAAGGCTGTGCCACAGATTATCACGGGCATTGTGAATGCCTTGAGTAAAGGCGTCTCCCAAATGGCGCAGGTCGGCGTCAACCTTGTCAAAGGCTTGTGGCAGGGCATCCAGTCCCTTGCGTCTTGGCTCTGGAATAAGGTGTCCGGTTGGATATCTTCCATTTGGGATGGTATCTGTGACTTCTTTGGTATCCATTCGCCTTCGGATGAGATGGCATGGATTGGTGAGATGTTGGTGGAAGGCTTGGCAGGTGCTATCAATACCAGTGGTAAGGATGCAGTTGCAGCCGCTGAAAATATGAGTGCAGACATCAATGATGTGATGCAGAGCCTTGCGGATGATATGACCACGGCACTGCCTACGGATTTCAATGTAAATGGTACGGTCAATCGAAATGACACCGCTTCCGGTATGGGAACGGGTTACGGTGCGCTGATTACCATTCAGCAGATGATTGTCCGAAGCGAAGAGGACATCCGTAAGATTTCCCAGGAACTTTATAACTTGATTCAGAGTGGCTCCCGTGCGCAGGGTCACTTC
- a CDS encoding major tail protein, which produces MATIGLDKLYYAKITEDDAGDETYGTPVKLAKAMNADLSVELAEATLYADDGASEIVKEFKNGTLSLGVDDIGASVASDLTGATIDANGVVVSASEDGGEPVAVGFRAKKSNGKYKYYWLYRVKFGIPATNLATKGDSITFSTPTIEGTILRRNKVDGQNKHPWKAEVTEGDSAVAADIITNWYQEVYEPSYATEAAE; this is translated from the coding sequence ATGGCTACTATCGGTCTTGACAAACTGTATTATGCCAAAATCACCGAAGATGATGCCGGGGATGAAACCTACGGCACTCCGGTGAAGTTGGCAAAGGCTATGAACGCCGACCTCTCGGTAGAACTTGCCGAGGCAACCCTTTATGCAGATGACGGTGCATCGGAAATCGTGAAGGAATTTAAGAACGGTACCCTTTCCCTTGGTGTGGATGACATCGGTGCTTCTGTGGCATCCGACCTTACGGGTGCGACCATCGATGCCAACGGCGTTGTGGTGTCTGCAAGTGAGGATGGCGGCGAGCCTGTGGCTGTTGGTTTCCGCGCAAAGAAATCCAACGGCAAATATAAGTATTACTGGCTTTACCGTGTGAAGTTCGGCATCCCTGCTACGAACCTTGCTACCAAGGGTGACAGCATCACTTTCAGTACACCTACAATCGAGGGTACGATTCTGCGCCGTAACAAAGTGGACGGTCAGAACAAGCATCCTTGGAAGGCAGAGGTTACCGAGGGCGATTCTGCTGTTGCAGCAGATATCATCACAAACTGGTATCAGGAAGTATATGAGCCTTCCTATGCTACCGAGGCCGCAGAATAA
- a CDS encoding head-tail adaptor protein, translating to MSFGKMNGFADIIIAKKVKDSEGFSATVDEILASVRVYREGCHGSERWANLAAFSEATDLFRLRVIPGLEITTDHILVCEDGRFEITSVEDVKGRGMYVEVLAKKAVATSG from the coding sequence ATGAGTTTTGGAAAAATGAACGGTTTTGCTGATATCATTATCGCAAAAAAGGTAAAGGACAGCGAGGGTTTCTCTGCTACGGTGGATGAAATCCTCGCATCTGTCCGTGTTTACAGGGAAGGCTGCCACGGGAGTGAGCGTTGGGCAAACCTTGCTGCATTCTCCGAGGCAACCGACCTGTTCCGCCTCCGTGTCATTCCCGGTCTTGAGATTACCACTGACCACATTTTGGTCTGTGAGGACGGACGCTTTGAAATTACGTCCGTGGAAGATGTCAAAGGGCGTGGGATGTATGTGGAGGTGCTTGCGAAAAAGGCGGTGGCGACCAGTGGCTAA